AGCTGACCCGCCCTGTATGCTGATTTGGGTGTTCCACCGACGGCTCTCCAAACCGGGATCTGATCCTGAACCGGCTGCGGATAAATTCCGCGATCATCAATGGAGGATCTGTATTTTCCACTCCAAGTGATTTTTTCGCTTTCACGAAGCTTCAGCAGCAATTCCAGTTTCTCTTCAAAAAGTGGCTCATAGTTGTTCAGTTCATATCCAAACAGTGGAAACGATTCGATAAACGAACCGCGACCAACCATGATCTCTGCCCTCCCCTTCGAAATCAGATCGATAGTAGAGTACTGCTGATAAACCCGTACAGGATCTTCGGATCCCAGAACCGTCACTGAACTGGAAAGACGAATATTATTTGTCCGGGCTGCAATGGCTGAAAGAATAACTGACGGAGCAGATGAGACGTACTCCTCGCGGTGATGTTCACCTACTGCAAATACATCCAGGCCCAGTTCATCGGCCAGTTCCGCTTCCTCAAGCAGATTTTGCATCCTCTGCTCATTGCTCAATTTCCCCTCCATCTGTGGATGAGGAGTGTTTTCTACAAAGGTATAAATACCAAATTCCATAATCGTATTTGTCTTATTGATTTTTGTTTAATATTAAACAATTATTAAATGAGTTTCCATTCCATTGCAGTAACCAAACCTCCAAGGTTTTCGAAACCTTGGAGGTTTAAAAT
This is a stretch of genomic DNA from Rhodohalobacter barkolensis. It encodes these proteins:
- a CDS encoding Atu2307/SP_0267 family LLM class monooxygenase, which encodes MEFGIYTFVENTPHPQMEGKLSNEQRMQNLLEEAELADELGLDVFAVGEHHREEYVSSAPSVILSAIAARTNNIRLSSSVTVLGSEDPVRVYQQYSTIDLISKGRAEIMVGRGSFIESFPLFGYELNNYEPLFEEKLELLLKLRESEKITWSGKYRSSIDDRGIYPQPVQDQIPVWRAVGGTPKSAYRAGQLGIPMAIAIIGGYPEQFKQMAQIHEQAAKEHGHGRLPVSINSHGFIADTTEEAYDIAFPAFKLTMDRIGRERGWPPMSRQQFEASCTLRGANAVGNPQQIIDKILYQHKIFGHDRFLLQMSVGSVPHEKLLRSIELFATEVAPKVREEIAKRETANQE